Proteins co-encoded in one Coraliomargarita parva genomic window:
- a CDS encoding GxxExxY protein, producing MTTEILYKEESYQIIGACFEVYKEKRNGFLEAVYQECLAMELKDKAIPFEEKTRLSLFYKGRELTQKYEPDFFCYDQIILEIKAVKSITDEHRSQVINYLKSTNLKLGLLVNFGHHPKIQYERFVNES from the coding sequence ATGACGACTGAAATACTATACAAAGAGGAAAGCTATCAGATAATCGGAGCCTGCTTTGAGGTGTATAAAGAGAAGAGGAACGGATTTCTAGAAGCGGTCTACCAGGAGTGCCTGGCAATGGAGCTCAAGGACAAGGCCATCCCCTTTGAAGAAAAAACGCGACTTTCCTTATTCTACAAGGGACGTGAGCTAACACAAAAATATGAACCCGACTTTTTCTGCTACGATCAAATCATACTCGAAATCAAAGCCGTAAAATCCATCACAGACGAACACCGATCTCAAGTGATCAACTACCTCAAATCAACGAATCTCAAGCTAGGCCTACTGGTCAATTTTGGCCATCATCCCAAAATTCAATACGAACGCTTCGTCAACGAAAGCTAG
- a CDS encoding cytochrome c biogenesis protein ResB: MPAALKFLASLRLTVVLLALSMLLIFFGTIDQVEYGIWHTQKLYFESILAIWAYPKAFPGYDYLHWLRIPVPGGYLLGGLLLVNLVAAHFVRYKAEWRKLGIVLIHTGLVLLLVSELLTDVLAVESQMPVDEGGRSNYSQSFRENELVLIDRSNPEQDTVHSIPVELLKPGKIINVPDTPLQIRTVQYFKNAQLGRGDGTQASPANMGAAARMNIVVHPTAVTYAENAVNTATAYIEVLGPEGSLGIWLVSNVLDERFPPQIVQVGDQSWEMALRFLRHYYPFELELIDFKHDKYPGTEIPFNFSSEVMVHHQDSSKNQKALIYMNHPLRYEGLTFYQASFANQDTTSIFQVVRNPGWLLPYFSVLLMGVGMLVQFGMHFFKFLGKRN; encoded by the coding sequence TTTGGCACCATCGACCAGGTCGAATACGGAATCTGGCACACACAGAAACTCTACTTCGAAAGTATTCTCGCGATTTGGGCCTACCCGAAAGCCTTTCCCGGCTATGATTACCTGCACTGGCTGCGTATTCCGGTTCCCGGCGGCTACCTGCTCGGAGGGCTCCTGCTGGTCAACCTGGTCGCCGCGCATTTTGTCCGCTACAAGGCCGAGTGGCGAAAGCTCGGGATCGTGCTCATCCATACCGGCTTGGTCCTGCTCCTAGTCAGCGAACTGCTCACAGATGTTTTGGCCGTCGAAAGCCAGATGCCGGTGGACGAAGGAGGCCGAAGCAACTACTCCCAAAGCTTCCGCGAAAACGAGTTGGTCCTGATCGACCGCAGCAATCCCGAACAGGACACGGTCCACAGCATCCCGGTCGAGCTGCTCAAGCCCGGCAAAATCATCAACGTGCCGGATACCCCGCTGCAGATTCGCACAGTCCAATATTTCAAGAACGCCCAGCTCGGCCGCGGAGACGGCACCCAAGCCTCGCCGGCCAACATGGGTGCGGCCGCCCGCATGAATATCGTCGTGCACCCGACCGCGGTCACCTATGCCGAGAATGCCGTGAATACGGCCACCGCCTATATCGAAGTACTGGGACCGGAAGGGTCGCTCGGCATTTGGCTGGTGTCGAATGTGCTGGATGAACGCTTCCCCCCTCAAATCGTACAGGTCGGCGATCAAAGCTGGGAAATGGCGCTGCGCTTCCTGCGCCATTACTATCCCTTCGAGCTGGAGTTGATCGATTTCAAGCACGACAAATATCCGGGCACTGAAATCCCTTTTAACTTCTCCAGCGAGGTCATGGTGCACCACCAGGACAGCAGCAAAAACCAGAAGGCCCTCATCTACATGAACCACCCGCTCCGCTATGAAGGCCTGACCTTCTACCAAGCCTCCTTTGCGAATCAGGACACCACCTCGATCTTTCAAGTCGTCCGTAATCCCGGCTGGCTGCTGCCCTATTTCAGCGTCCTGCTGATGGGAGTCGGCATGCTCGTCCAATTCGGCATGCACTTCTTCAAATTCCTGGGAAAACGCAATTAA